A window from Alkalidesulfovibrio alkalitolerans DSM 16529 encodes these proteins:
- the selB gene encoding selenocysteine-specific translation elongation factor: MAVIMGTAGHIDHGKTSLVRALTGIDCDRLAEEKRRGITIELGFAYLDLPDGQRVGVVDVPGHERFVKNMVAGAAGIDFVMLVIAADEGVMPQTREHLEICSLLGTATGLVALTKIDAVDEEWRELVSEDVREFLRGTFLEGAPLVPVSSVNGEGVARLRQEIMDIVKAHKARRRSDLTRLPVDRVFTMKGYGTVITGTLTSGAVDVGDDLVVYPTGIPVKVRSLQSHGASVQRVEAGRRTAVNVSGAEVEDISRGDVLAPQGALFPSQVWDARVTLLSSMQKPFKHRKQVHFHHGSREVMARVYLLDRDELAPGESAPAQIRFEEPLTGVFGDHFVMRSHSPLRTIGGGVVLGPYQRKFKRRSVQAARLSSLPQATPEELTLFQLEMAGTAGLSFARLLVATNLESKTLEKVLSDLGGRQQALMFDREERAYVAGSVVDELRRGILDHLAAFHRREPLRQGLTRGELASGFSKTLPQKLVHFLVERLVRKNEIVQEQEILRLPGHKVSLASDQAKAREAVMAAYVKGGITPPNLKDVLDPLGLDAKAAASLFKMLVEQGELVKVKEDMFFAAGAVESLVARITEWFATNDDLTPASLRDLTGLSRKYAIPVLEWLDKEKITVRVGDKRLLRKR, translated from the coding sequence ATGGCGGTCATCATGGGCACGGCCGGACACATCGATCACGGCAAGACATCGCTCGTGCGCGCGCTCACGGGCATCGACTGCGACCGGCTGGCCGAGGAGAAGCGACGTGGCATCACCATCGAACTCGGCTTCGCCTATCTCGACCTGCCCGATGGGCAGCGCGTGGGCGTGGTGGACGTTCCGGGCCACGAGCGCTTCGTGAAGAACATGGTCGCGGGCGCGGCCGGGATAGATTTCGTGATGCTGGTCATCGCGGCGGACGAGGGCGTAATGCCACAGACCCGCGAGCACCTGGAGATATGCTCCCTGCTCGGCACCGCCACCGGCCTCGTGGCCCTGACCAAGATCGACGCCGTGGACGAGGAGTGGCGCGAACTGGTCAGCGAGGACGTGCGCGAGTTTCTACGCGGCACCTTCCTCGAAGGCGCGCCCCTGGTCCCGGTCTCCTCGGTGAACGGCGAGGGCGTCGCCCGGCTGCGCCAGGAGATCATGGACATCGTCAAGGCCCACAAGGCCCGGCGGCGCTCCGATCTCACGCGGCTGCCCGTGGACCGCGTCTTTACCATGAAGGGCTACGGCACGGTCATCACCGGCACCCTGACGTCCGGGGCAGTGGACGTGGGCGACGATCTGGTCGTCTATCCCACTGGCATCCCGGTGAAGGTCCGCTCCCTGCAATCGCACGGGGCGAGCGTGCAGCGCGTGGAGGCGGGCCGCCGCACGGCCGTGAACGTCTCCGGCGCGGAGGTCGAGGACATCTCGCGCGGCGACGTTTTGGCCCCGCAGGGCGCGCTCTTCCCTTCCCAGGTCTGGGACGCGCGCGTCACGCTCCTGTCGTCCATGCAAAAGCCCTTCAAGCACCGAAAGCAGGTTCATTTCCACCACGGCAGCCGCGAGGTCATGGCCAGGGTTTATCTTTTGGACCGAGACGAACTGGCCCCGGGCGAGAGCGCCCCGGCCCAGATCCGCTTCGAGGAGCCCCTGACCGGAGTTTTCGGCGACCATTTCGTGATGCGCTCGCACTCGCCGCTCCGGACCATCGGCGGCGGCGTGGTGCTCGGCCCCTACCAGCGCAAGTTCAAGCGCCGTTCGGTGCAGGCTGCGCGGCTGTCCTCCCTGCCCCAGGCCACGCCCGAGGAACTGACCCTCTTCCAACTCGAAATGGCGGGTACTGCGGGCCTCTCCTTCGCCCGGCTGCTCGTGGCCACGAATCTGGAGAGTAAAACGCTGGAAAAGGTGCTCTCCGACCTCGGAGGGCGACAGCAGGCGCTGATGTTCGACCGCGAGGAGCGGGCCTACGTGGCCGGAAGCGTCGTGGACGAACTTCGGCGCGGCATCCTGGACCACCTGGCCGCATTTCACCGCCGCGAGCCGCTGCGCCAGGGGCTCACGCGGGGCGAACTGGCCTCGGGATTCTCCAAGACCCTGCCGCAAAAGCTCGTACACTTCTTGGTGGAACGGCTCGTGCGCAAAAACGAGATCGTCCAAGAGCAGGAAATCCTGCGCCTGCCTGGCCACAAGGTCTCGCTGGCCTCGGACCAGGCCAAGGCGCGCGAGGCCGTGATGGCGGCCTACGTAAAGGGAGGCATCACGCCGCCCAACCTGAAGGACGTGCTCGACCCCCTGGGCCTGGACGCCAAGGCCGCGGCCTCCCTGTTCAAGATGCTCGTGGAGCAGGGAGAACTGGTCAAGGTCAAGGAGGACATGTTCTTCGCCGCCGGGGCCGTCGAGTCGCTCGTGGCCCGCATCACCGAGTGGTTCGCCACGAACGACGACCTCACGCCAGCCTCGCTGCGCGACCTGACGGGCCTTTCGCGCAAGTACGCGATCCCGGTTCTGGAGTGGCTGGACAAGGAGAAGATCACCGTCCGCGTGGGCGACAAGCGCCTTCTGCGCAAACGGTGA
- a CDS encoding substrate-binding periplasmic protein — MKRITLLICSVLFLALPAARGHCAEVRLVVDEWPPFVSKDLPGHGFAAEIVTEAFAAAGISAHIEFMPWKRCEATVRNGEAFASFPYARTGERAKVFDFSDTFLVLQDKFFFLEERFPGFEFQTLDDLRPMLIGGAIGYHYEARLAEAGLHVEYASTSLASFRKLLAGRVDVVLEEEMAGRAIVAELLPGREDMVAVAGQPFSVNENCLLVSKTYPDADATMRAFNRGLRIIKADGRYESILRKHGLAP, encoded by the coding sequence ATGAAACGAATTACGCTCCTTATCTGCAGCGTGCTTTTCCTCGCCCTACCCGCCGCACGGGGCCATTGCGCCGAAGTGCGTCTCGTGGTGGACGAATGGCCGCCCTTCGTCTCGAAGGACCTGCCCGGCCACGGCTTCGCGGCCGAGATCGTCACCGAGGCCTTCGCGGCCGCCGGAATTTCGGCGCATATCGAGTTCATGCCCTGGAAGCGCTGTGAGGCGACGGTGCGAAACGGCGAAGCCTTTGCCTCGTTCCCCTACGCCAGGACCGGCGAACGCGCCAAGGTCTTCGATTTCTCAGACACCTTCCTGGTTCTTCAGGACAAGTTCTTCTTTCTCGAAGAGCGCTTTCCCGGATTCGAATTCCAAACCCTTGACGACCTGCGCCCCATGCTCATCGGCGGGGCCATCGGCTACCACTACGAGGCCAGGCTCGCGGAGGCGGGCCTGCATGTGGAATACGCCAGCACCTCCCTGGCCTCGTTCAGGAAGCTGCTGGCGGGACGGGTGGACGTGGTACTGGAGGAAGAGATGGCGGGACGGGCCATCGTGGCCGAACTCCTGCCCGGCCGGGAAGACATGGTCGCCGTGGCCGGACAACCCTTCAGCGTGAACGAGAACTGCCTGCTCGTCTCCAAGACCTACCCGGATGCCGATGCAACGATGCGCGCCTTCAACCGGGGGCTTCGGATCATCAAGGCCGATGGTCGCTACGAATCCATCCTGCGCAAGCACGGCCTCGCCCCGTAA
- a CDS encoding thioredoxin domain-containing protein, with protein MTRHENRLVTEKSPYLLQHAHNPVDWYPWGEEAFAAARERDVPLFVSSGYATCHWCHVMERECFEDEDVARLMNEAFVCVKVDREERPDVDAQFMTACQMLTGGGGWPLNVLLTPQGKPFFAATYIPRQSMPGRLGMLDLVPRISQVWREERDKAENAAEQIVRHMHDLERAMTHGAFGPEARDLAAKRLAARFDSEHGGFGEAPKFPTPHQLLFLLRQHRRTGEAHILQMVEKTLTAMRLGGIWDHAGFGFHRYSTDERWLLPHFEKMLYDQAMLLMAYSEAYDVTGEPLFARTAREIGEYLLRDLRDEGGAFHSAEDADSEGEEGRFYVWSKDELQAVLGPDAAFAAGVFGVEAQGNFEDEATRERTGANVLHFSMSPEAMAGALGMDEDELLERLEGLRERLFAARARRVRPALDDKVLADWNGLAIAAMARAGRAVEPSFAQEAERAARFILAHMRMPDGRLMHRWRDGQAAVPGLLADYAFLAHGLIELSETLADATWLGHAVSLARIMLDDFEDREHGGFFMTATGGDLPVRQKDIHDAALPSGNSMALIVLRKLARVTGHEDFDAAADRLLAHAGSKGAAHPEAFTMLLCGLFLGEGGADVIVTGRRDAEDTRLLLDVARQVYAPEATFVFRDADDPKPAEELCPLARGRAMQDGRATAYVCRAKRHCEEPATDPEVFARLLAAT; from the coding sequence ATGACGCGCCACGAAAACCGCCTCGTCACCGAGAAGAGCCCATATCTCCTGCAGCACGCCCACAACCCCGTGGACTGGTATCCGTGGGGCGAGGAGGCCTTCGCGGCCGCGCGCGAGCGCGACGTGCCGCTCTTCGTCTCCAGCGGCTACGCCACCTGCCACTGGTGCCACGTCATGGAGCGCGAGTGCTTCGAGGACGAGGACGTGGCCCGGCTCATGAACGAGGCTTTCGTCTGCGTGAAGGTGGACCGCGAGGAGCGGCCCGACGTGGACGCGCAGTTCATGACCGCCTGCCAGATGCTCACCGGAGGCGGCGGCTGGCCGCTGAACGTTTTGCTGACGCCGCAGGGCAAGCCCTTCTTCGCGGCCACCTATATCCCGCGCCAGAGCATGCCCGGCCGACTGGGCATGCTCGATCTCGTGCCGCGCATCTCCCAGGTCTGGCGCGAGGAGCGCGACAAGGCCGAGAACGCGGCCGAACAGATCGTGCGCCACATGCACGACCTTGAACGGGCCATGACGCACGGAGCTTTCGGCCCCGAGGCGCGGGATTTGGCCGCCAAGAGGCTGGCCGCGCGCTTCGATTCCGAGCACGGCGGCTTCGGCGAGGCACCCAAGTTCCCCACCCCGCATCAACTATTGTTCCTGTTGCGTCAGCACCGCCGCACGGGCGAGGCGCATATTCTCCAGATGGTCGAAAAGACCCTCACGGCCATGCGCCTGGGCGGCATCTGGGACCACGCGGGCTTCGGCTTCCACCGCTACTCCACGGACGAGCGCTGGCTTTTGCCCCACTTCGAGAAGATGCTCTACGACCAGGCCATGCTGCTCATGGCTTACTCCGAGGCGTATGACGTCACGGGCGAGCCCTTGTTCGCGCGCACGGCGCGCGAGATCGGGGAGTACCTGCTGCGCGACCTGCGCGACGAGGGCGGGGCGTTTCATTCGGCCGAGGATGCGGACAGCGAGGGCGAGGAGGGCCGTTTCTACGTCTGGAGCAAGGACGAGCTTCAGGCCGTGCTCGGCCCGGACGCGGCCTTCGCGGCAGGCGTCTTCGGCGTCGAAGCCCAGGGAAATTTCGAGGACGAGGCCACGCGCGAGCGTACCGGCGCGAACGTCCTGCATTTTTCCATGAGCCCGGAGGCCATGGCCGGGGCGCTTGGCATGGACGAGGACGAGCTTTTGGAGCGCCTTGAGGGCCTGCGCGAGCGCCTGTTCGCGGCGCGCGCGCGGCGCGTGCGACCCGCCTTGGACGACAAGGTGCTGGCCGACTGGAACGGGCTTGCCATCGCGGCCATGGCCCGCGCGGGCAGGGCGGTGGAGCCCTCCTTCGCCCAGGAGGCGGAAAGGGCGGCGCGGTTCATCCTCGCGCACATGCGCATGCCCGACGGGCGGCTCATGCACCGCTGGCGCGACGGCCAGGCCGCCGTGCCCGGTCTGCTCGCGGACTACGCCTTTCTGGCCCACGGCCTGATCGAGCTTTCCGAGACCCTGGCCGACGCGACGTGGCTTGGGCACGCCGTCTCGCTCGCCCGGATCATGCTCGACGACTTCGAGGACCGCGAGCATGGCGGCTTCTTCATGACCGCCACGGGAGGCGATCTGCCTGTGCGTCAAAAAGACATCCACGATGCGGCCCTGCCCTCGGGCAATTCCATGGCCCTGATCGTGCTGCGAAAGCTCGCCCGCGTGACCGGGCACGAGGATTTCGACGCGGCGGCCGACCGTCTGCTGGCCCACGCCGGAAGCAAGGGCGCGGCGCATCCCGAGGCCTTCACCATGCTCTTGTGCGGACTTTTCCTGGGCGAGGGCGGCGCGGACGTGATCGTCACGGGGAGGCGGGACGCCGAGGACACGCGGCTGTTGCTCGATGTCGCGCGGCAGGTCTACGCGCCCGAGGCCACCTTTGTCTTCCGCGACGCGGACGATCCCAAGCCAGCCGAGGAACTGTGCCCCCTGGCGCGGGGCCGGGCCATGCAGGACGGCAGGGCCACGGCATACGTCTGCCGCGCCAAGCGGCATTGCGAGGAACCCGCGACCGATCCGGAAGTTTTCGCACGGCTTTTGGCCGCGACGTGA
- the tgt gene encoding tRNA guanosine(34) transglycosylase Tgt: protein MERQNIFTILARDGHARRGRLSTAHGTVETPVFMPVGTVGSVKAVCPADLKDVGAQIILGNTYHLYLRPGDELVARRGGLHRFMRWDGPILTDSGGFQVFSLNELRRLGEEGVEFRSHLDGSRHLFTPEKVVSIQRNLGSDVMMVLDECPPGGSDRDYVARSLGLTTRWARRCREAYPAGAGEQHLFGIVQGGIYEDLREESLAQLAGIGFEGYALGGLSVGEKKADMYRILAHMGPRLPENAPRYLMGVGTPLDIVTGIENGIDMFDCVLPTRNARNGTLYTSQGKVNIKRAEFREDDSPLDPACSCYTCRTFSRAYLRHLYVAKEILSFRLNTIHNLRYFLDLTARARTAIEAGTMAALKAEIAAAYPEDGA from the coding sequence ATGGAACGCCAGAACATCTTCACCATCCTCGCCCGCGACGGTCACGCCAGGCGCGGACGCCTTTCCACCGCGCACGGCACGGTCGAGACGCCCGTGTTCATGCCCGTGGGCACGGTGGGCTCGGTCAAGGCCGTGTGCCCGGCCGACCTGAAGGACGTGGGCGCGCAGATCATTCTGGGCAACACCTATCATCTGTATCTTCGTCCCGGCGACGAACTGGTCGCCCGGCGCGGCGGACTGCACCGCTTCATGCGCTGGGACGGGCCCATCCTCACGGATTCGGGCGGCTTTCAGGTCTTCAGCCTGAACGAGTTGCGCCGCCTGGGCGAGGAGGGCGTGGAGTTCCGCTCGCACTTGGACGGCTCGCGCCATCTCTTCACGCCCGAGAAGGTCGTCTCCATCCAGCGCAACCTGGGCTCGGACGTGATGATGGTCCTGGACGAGTGCCCGCCGGGCGGGTCGGATCGCGACTACGTGGCCCGCTCGCTCGGGCTCACCACGCGCTGGGCCAGGCGCTGCCGCGAGGCCTATCCGGCCGGGGCGGGCGAGCAGCATCTCTTCGGCATCGTGCAGGGCGGCATCTATGAGGACCTGCGTGAGGAGAGCCTTGCGCAGCTCGCCGGGATCGGCTTCGAGGGCTACGCGCTCGGCGGCCTGTCCGTGGGCGAGAAGAAGGCCGACATGTACCGCATCCTGGCCCACATGGGGCCGAGGCTGCCCGAGAATGCGCCGCGCTACCTGATGGGCGTGGGCACGCCGCTGGACATCGTCACGGGCATCGAGAACGGCATCGACATGTTCGACTGCGTGCTGCCCACGCGAAACGCCCGCAACGGCACGCTCTACACGAGCCAGGGCAAGGTGAACATCAAGCGGGCCGAGTTTCGCGAGGACGACTCGCCGCTCGACCCGGCCTGCTCCTGCTACACCTGCCGCACCTTCTCGCGCGCCTACCTGCGGCATCTCTACGTGGCCAAGGAGATCCTCTCCTTCCGTCTGAACACCATCCACAACCTCCGCTATTTTCTCGACCTCACGGCCCGCGCCCGTACGGCCATCGAGGCCGGGACCATGGCCGCGCTCAAGGCCGAAATCGCCGCCGCCTACCCCGAGGACGGGGCCTAG
- a CDS encoding glycosyltransferase family A protein — MNTVEILRALPETIRLRLAAASHGSAHLAGTGMRCVQLAATEPDSRDLLDLGLDMVMAAFEADPLERRTLDFLAATQARYPFLDPTRHALVNMLRAPGCNGPLARAVSGLARARRYEEAFDAVELQASAAFDDPFLSGALVRLARRSGQWERGRALLEKQGGDEIGVRTLMLADCRFQAGDPQAALRAYEAVGWNGSTHLLGRRAACLARLGRKAEAVALHREALALRPWLTTNLLLAHDLASGWADERRPIPGRTLLLCYTWNKAELLHATLETLAPELSRDMRLFVLDNGSTDQTPDVIAAFAERLGENMAGHIRLPVNIGAPAARNWLLSLPELAGYDFVAFIDDDALPPTGFAEYFGAAVARYPEAGAYGCKIVDVQRPERVQHADIQLVPPGRSPAAFDLPEGFATMRLLEPGRNEMDFGQYDYLRPAASVTGCFHLFRTETAVSGPGFGLRFSPSQLDDLDHDLELLENGKTAVFQGHLAVNHVRSTGLSGDAQGRLAGNAHKLYRKWTRERAQKVKRLAGQALLEDLTVRERELRDA; from the coding sequence GTGAACACCGTCGAAATCTTGCGCGCCCTGCCTGAAACCATCCGCCTGCGTCTTGCGGCCGCGAGCCACGGTTCCGCGCATCTGGCAGGCACGGGCATGCGTTGCGTGCAGCTTGCGGCTACCGAGCCCGACTCGCGCGATCTGCTCGACCTTGGCCTGGACATGGTGATGGCCGCCTTCGAGGCCGATCCATTGGAAAGGCGAACCCTTGATTTTCTTGCGGCCACGCAGGCCAGATATCCCTTTTTGGACCCGACCCGCCACGCTCTCGTGAACATGCTGCGCGCGCCCGGCTGCAACGGCCCGCTGGCCCGGGCCGTGAGCGGACTGGCACGGGCGCGGCGCTACGAGGAGGCCTTCGACGCCGTGGAGTTGCAGGCTTCGGCCGCCTTTGACGACCCGTTTCTGAGCGGGGCGCTGGTCAGGCTTGCCAGGCGTAGCGGCCAGTGGGAGCGCGGCCGCGCCCTGCTGGAGAAGCAGGGGGGTGACGAGATCGGCGTGCGCACGCTCATGCTGGCGGACTGCCGGTTCCAGGCCGGCGATCCCCAGGCCGCGCTCAGGGCGTACGAAGCCGTGGGCTGGAACGGCTCGACCCATCTTCTTGGCCGACGGGCCGCATGCCTGGCCAGACTCGGCAGGAAGGCCGAGGCCGTGGCCCTGCACCGCGAGGCCCTCGCTCTCAGACCCTGGTTGACGACGAATCTGCTGCTGGCGCACGATCTGGCCTCGGGCTGGGCCGATGAGCGCCGCCCGATCCCCGGCCGGACGCTGCTCTTGTGCTACACGTGGAACAAGGCCGAGCTTTTGCATGCCACGCTTGAGACGCTGGCCCCGGAACTGTCGCGGGACATGCGGCTCTTCGTGCTCGACAACGGCAGCACGGACCAGACCCCGGACGTGATCGCGGCTTTTGCCGAACGGCTCGGCGAGAACATGGCCGGGCACATCCGGCTGCCCGTGAACATCGGCGCTCCGGCGGCGCGCAACTGGTTGCTCTCCCTGCCGGAACTGGCCGGATACGATTTCGTGGCCTTCATCGACGACGACGCCCTGCCGCCGACCGGCTTTGCCGAATATTTCGGGGCCGCGGTGGCGCGCTATCCCGAAGCAGGGGCCTACGGCTGCAAGATCGTGGACGTGCAGCGGCCCGAGCGCGTGCAGCACGCGGACATCCAACTCGTGCCGCCCGGCCGGTCGCCCGCCGCCTTCGACCTGCCCGAGGGCTTCGCCACGATGCGCCTCCTGGAGCCCGGCCGAAACGAGATGGACTTCGGACAGTACGACTATTTGCGTCCGGCCGCCTCGGTGACGGGCTGTTTCCATCTTTTTCGTACCGAAACGGCGGTGAGCGGCCCAGGTTTCGGTCTGCGCTTTTCGCCCTCGCAACTCGACGATCTGGATCACGACCTCGAATTGCTGGAAAACGGCAAGACCGCCGTGTTTCAGGGGCACCTGGCCGTGAATCACGTTCGTTCCACGGGCCTTTCCGGCGACGCCCAAGGCAGGCTTGCTGGCAACGCCCACAAGCTTTACCGCAAATGGACGCGTGAGCGGGCGCAAAAGGTCAAACGGCTGGCCGGGCAGGCGCTCCTTGAGGACTTGACGGTCCGCGAGCGCGAACTTCGGGACGCCTGA
- a CDS encoding lysophospholipid acyltransferase family protein — translation MLHTVLTNVLVYLVFVPVTALLSLLAVVAPSLCDRIHMIWGRIALFCAGVRVETDLSVLTPGKTYVFMPNHQSQLDILLLLALLHAHRVRFVAKQELFSIPLLGWAMGRVGHVPIDRGNSVSAMKSLDRAAKQAQGGISIIVFPEGTRAGEEPEELMDFKIGGMILALKTGLPVVPLVITGTARVLRKKSVWLRPGVVKVRALPPLETAGRYTLKQREAFRDDLYRLMNGAYRELRNG, via the coding sequence ATGCTTCACACCGTGCTCACCAACGTGCTCGTCTATCTGGTCTTCGTGCCCGTCACCGCCCTGCTTTCGCTGCTGGCGGTCGTGGCCCCCTCGCTGTGCGACCGCATCCACATGATATGGGGCCGCATCGCACTCTTCTGCGCCGGAGTCAGAGTCGAGACCGACCTGTCCGTGCTCACGCCCGGCAAGACCTACGTTTTCATGCCCAACCACCAGAGCCAGCTCGACATCCTTCTCCTGCTGGCCCTTCTGCACGCCCACAGGGTGCGCTTCGTGGCCAAGCAGGAACTCTTTTCCATCCCGCTTCTGGGCTGGGCCATGGGCCGCGTGGGCCACGTGCCCATCGACCGGGGCAACTCCGTGAGCGCCATGAAGAGCCTGGACCGCGCGGCCAAGCAGGCCCAGGGCGGCATCTCCATCATCGTCTTCCCTGAAGGGACGCGCGCGGGCGAGGAGCCTGAGGAACTGATGGACTTCAAGATCGGCGGCATGATCCTGGCGCTCAAGACCGGTCTGCCCGTGGTCCCGCTGGTCATCACCGGCACGGCCCGCGTCCTGCGCAAGAAGAGTGTCTGGCTCAGACCGGGCGTGGTCAAAGTCAGAGCGCTGCCGCCCCTCGAGACTGCCGGGCGCTACACGCTCAAGCAGCGCGAGGCATTTCGCGACGACCTCTACCGCCTCATGAACGGGGCCTACCGGGAGCTGCGCAATGGCTGA
- a CDS encoding ribonuclease J, with translation MAENGVTLYPLGGLGEIGMNCMLLKSGQDMIMIDCGLMFPEEYLFGVDVVIPRFDFVLANKDKLRAIILTHGHEDHIGALPWLMPFVNAPLFGSRFTLALVESKLREHDLDRYVEFKPVAAGDRLIFGELACTFVPVCHSIIEGFGLCIESPAGRIVHTGDFKLDRHPMHGQHTDLDAFRAFSDPGVTLMLSDSTNVEQEGRALTEREIEHTFDSIFAETEGRILVTLFSSHIQRMQEIFDLAAKHGRKVAASGKSLWRNIDIARELGHLHVEPGVYVHLDDVSRFPDSEMVILLTGSQGEPLSALSRLAMGEHRQIRIHEGDLVIMSSRFIPGNQRAITKVINRLYKLGAEVLYERVAGIHASGHAYAAELSQMLDAVRPRFFIPVHGEYRHLVKHKRLAEMRGVMPERALIVEDGQPVTFFPDGTIRLEEKILVESIYVDGKGVGDVGHTVLKERQLLGGEGLVIVNLVIDEATGEITLGPDILSKGFIFEQTYAHYLEDAKCIVLDIYENVPPHQIEKLKERIRSSLRRFFRKVLDRDPVVVPVVISI, from the coding sequence ATGGCTGAAAACGGCGTGACCCTCTACCCCCTGGGCGGCCTTGGCGAGATCGGCATGAACTGCATGCTGCTCAAGAGCGGCCAGGACATGATCATGATCGACTGCGGACTCATGTTCCCCGAGGAATACCTCTTCGGCGTGGATGTGGTCATCCCCCGTTTCGACTTCGTGCTTGCCAACAAGGACAAGCTCAGGGCCATCATCCTCACGCACGGCCACGAGGACCACATCGGGGCGCTGCCCTGGCTCATGCCCTTTGTCAACGCCCCGCTCTTCGGATCGCGCTTCACCCTCGCCCTGGTGGAAAGCAAGCTGCGCGAGCACGACCTGGACCGCTACGTCGAATTCAAGCCCGTCGCGGCGGGCGACCGGCTGATCTTCGGCGAGCTCGCCTGCACCTTCGTCCCGGTCTGCCACTCCATCATCGAGGGTTTCGGCCTGTGCATCGAAAGCCCGGCCGGGCGCATCGTGCACACCGGCGACTTCAAGCTCGACCGTCATCCCATGCACGGCCAGCATACCGACCTCGACGCCTTCCGCGCCTTCTCCGACCCCGGCGTCACGCTCATGCTCTCGGATTCGACCAACGTGGAGCAGGAAGGCCGCGCGCTCACAGAGCGCGAAATCGAGCACACCTTCGACTCCATCTTCGCCGAGACCGAGGGGCGCATCCTCGTGACGCTCTTTTCCAGCCACATCCAGCGCATGCAGGAGATATTCGACCTCGCGGCCAAACACGGCCGCAAGGTGGCGGCCAGCGGCAAGAGCCTGTGGCGCAACATAGACATCGCCCGCGAACTCGGCCACCTGCACGTCGAGCCGGGCGTGTACGTGCACCTCGACGACGTCTCCCGCTTCCCGGACAGCGAGATGGTCATCCTGCTCACGGGCTCGCAGGGCGAGCCGCTCTCGGCGTTGTCCAGGCTGGCCATGGGTGAACATCGCCAGATAAGAATCCACGAGGGCGACCTGGTGATCATGAGTTCGCGCTTCATCCCCGGCAACCAGCGCGCAATCACCAAGGTCATCAACCGCCTCTACAAGCTCGGGGCCGAGGTGCTCTACGAACGGGTGGCCGGCATCCACGCCTCGGGCCACGCGTACGCGGCCGAACTCTCCCAGATGCTCGACGCGGTGCGGCCGCGCTTCTTCATCCCGGTGCACGGCGAATACCGCCACTTGGTCAAACACAAGCGTTTGGCCGAAATGCGCGGCGTGATGCCCGAACGCGCCCTGATCGTCGAGGACGGCCAGCCCGTGACCTTCTTCCCCGACGGCACGATCCGCCTGGAGGAGAAGATTCTCGTGGAGTCCATCTACGTGGACGGCAAGGGCGTGGGCGACGTGGGCCACACTGTGCTCAAGGAGCGCCAACTCCTGGGCGGCGAGGGCCTGGTCATCGTGAACCTGGTTATCGACGAGGCCACGGGCGAGATCACGCTCGGGCCCGACATTCTCTCCAAGGGCTTCATTTTCGAGCAAACCTACGCCCACTACCTGGAAGACGCCAAGTGCATCGTGCTCGACATCTACGAGAACGTGCCCCCGCACCAGATCGAGAAGCTCAAGGAACGCATTCGCTCCTCGCTCAGGCGTTTCTTCCGCAAGGTGCTGGACCGCGACCCCGTGGTCGTGCCGGTGGTCATCTCCATCTGA
- a CDS encoding fumarylacetoacetate hydrolase family protein, producing the protein MRILRVQYRGRIFYAALHDDHVICLNKELGFPDPIPLREVGVMPTVMPSKIVCAAVNYRAHGEELGHDLPEEPRLFLKPPSSVIASGQAIVLPPDSERVDHEGELAVVIGRTARNLRESEVDAYVFGYTCANDVTARDLQRRDGLFGRAKGFDTFCPIGPWIETEVPDPDNLAIRTVVNDTVRQSSSTAAMIFPVRTLVSFVSRVMTLNPGDVILTGTPEGVGPLRDGDEVRVEIEGVGMLINPVTASAQTDAAFEAGVQ; encoded by the coding sequence ATGCGCATCCTCCGCGTCCAATACCGGGGCAGGATATTCTACGCCGCGCTCCATGACGACCACGTCATCTGCCTGAACAAGGAACTCGGCTTTCCCGATCCCATCCCCCTGCGCGAGGTGGGCGTGATGCCCACGGTCATGCCCAGCAAGATCGTCTGCGCGGCCGTGAACTACCGCGCCCACGGCGAGGAGTTGGGCCACGACCTGCCCGAGGAGCCGCGCCTGTTCCTCAAGCCGCCCTCCTCGGTCATCGCCTCGGGCCAGGCGATCGTCCTGCCGCCGGATTCCGAGCGCGTGGACCACGAAGGCGAACTGGCAGTGGTCATCGGCCGCACGGCCAGAAACCTCCGCGAATCCGAGGTCGATGCCTACGTCTTCGGCTATACCTGTGCCAACGACGTCACGGCCCGCGACCTGCAGCGGCGCGACGGACTGTTCGGCCGCGCCAAGGGATTTGACACATTCTGCCCCATCGGGCCCTGGATCGAGACTGAGGTACCCGACCCGGACAACCTGGCCATACGCACCGTGGTCAACGACACCGTACGCCAGTCCTCGTCCACGGCGGCCATGATCTTCCCCGTGCGCACGCTCGTCAGCTTCGTCTCGCGCGTCATGACCCTGAATCCCGGCGACGTCATCCTGACCGGCACGCCCGAGGGCGTGGGGCCACTTCGCGACGGCGACGAGGTGCGCGTGGAAATCGAGGGCGTGGGCATGCTCATCAACCCCGTCACCGCCTCGGCCC